The proteins below are encoded in one region of Williamsoniiplasma luminosum:
- a CDS encoding PTS transporter subunit EIIC: MFLSIKKKKETTFGTPNSPNQKASFLMLLQELGKALQFPVALLPFAAILNRFGALGVTFTTDANGVITNDVGYWISFIIQKPGSVAFDNLPLLFAIGIAFGLAKDHRGEVALVSAVFYFIIAVMNAEHGLPEMMYKNVLTFEWHKTVEGQAQSGFLSSLFYVKNFAGDGKTVVGGSYVLNVGVLGGIVAGCFSAYLYNRFQNVKLPEALGFFSGRRFVPMIATVVAIPVAFSFAIVWPWIQYVLMLFGQAVANPNNPAVAVPGTAVYAMLNRLLLPFGLHQILNTFFWFQLPIGGPVIDPITGHIGSQTIWANGDISAFTKGIQGSGFFQSGFFPIMMGGIPMIAVAMIFAAKKENRKKVSGFLGGVALVSIVSGITEPIEFSFVFISPILLGIHAVLTGLFVAASTGMGIEVGFGFSAGLIDYIVSFAQSWGFAASKTGALGVTSNPLWTLALTAAAGGVYFIVFYTLITKLDIQTPGREHDVPPSLAANVEVKNAESKTETKVTVATLVQNANIEPVQPKVVVAPKTDKVVVAKPKVEQAKTEKVVVAKKVAKPKVEQPKVVKPKTDKVVKPKVVKPKQPKTEVKDLTNDLVKKYDAKLSTKKIVDEEAHAKLEVIERAKVDGSAEITEARSELQKHASSLRAEAKKQGIKLKDANLRNMTKKELIVYMKNTALKINS, from the coding sequence ATGTTCTTATCAATTAAAAAGAAAAAAGAAACTACATTTGGTACTCCAAATAGTCCCAATCAAAAAGCTAGTTTCTTAATGCTCTTACAAGAACTAGGTAAAGCCTTGCAATTTCCCGTTGCATTATTGCCATTCGCTGCGATCTTAAATCGGTTCGGTGCTTTGGGTGTGACTTTCACAACTGATGCAAATGGTGTGATTACCAACGATGTTGGTTATTGAATTTCGTTTATCATTCAAAAACCAGGTAGTGTTGCATTTGATAACTTACCGTTATTATTTGCCATCGGAATTGCTTTTGGTTTAGCCAAAGATCATCGAGGTGAAGTCGCCTTAGTTTCTGCCGTCTTTTATTTCATCATTGCTGTGATGAATGCTGAACACGGACTACCTGAAATGATGTATAAAAATGTTCTAACATTTGAATGACATAAAACAGTTGAAGGTCAAGCCCAATCAGGGTTCTTATCATCACTGTTCTATGTCAAAAACTTTGCCGGTGACGGCAAGACGGTTGTTGGAGGATCGTATGTTTTAAATGTCGGTGTTTTAGGAGGGATTGTGGCTGGATGTTTTTCTGCATACTTATACAATCGCTTCCAAAATGTTAAATTACCTGAAGCACTAGGATTCTTCTCAGGAAGAAGATTCGTCCCAATGATTGCAACTGTTGTTGCAATCCCAGTGGCGTTCTCATTTGCAATTGTTTGACCATGAATTCAATATGTCTTAATGTTATTTGGACAAGCAGTGGCAAACCCGAATAACCCAGCTGTGGCAGTTCCTGGAACTGCAGTTTATGCGATGTTGAATCGTTTATTATTACCATTTGGTTTACACCAAATTTTAAATACATTCTTCTGATTCCAATTACCAATTGGAGGTCCAGTCATTGACCCAATTACTGGACACATCGGAAGTCAGACAATTTGAGCAAATGGAGATATTTCTGCATTTACAAAAGGAATTCAAGGATCAGGATTCTTCCAATCAGGATTCTTCCCAATCATGATGGGTGGAATTCCGATGATTGCTGTGGCCATGATTTTTGCAGCTAAAAAGGAAAACCGTAAAAAAGTCTCAGGATTCTTAGGTGGTGTTGCACTTGTTTCAATCGTTTCTGGAATCACTGAACCAATTGAGTTCTCATTTGTGTTTATCTCACCAATCTTGCTAGGAATTCATGCAGTCTTGACAGGATTATTTGTCGCGGCATCAACCGGAATGGGAATTGAGGTCGGATTCGGATTCTCGGCGGGATTAATTGACTACATTGTCTCATTTGCCCAATCTTGAGGATTTGCTGCAAGTAAAACTGGAGCTTTAGGAGTAACTTCTAACCCATTATGAACATTAGCATTAACAGCTGCTGCTGGTGGAGTTTACTTTATTGTTTTCTACACTTTAATTACAAAACTAGATATTCAAACCCCAGGTCGTGAACATGATGTTCCACCAAGTTTGGCGGCTAATGTTGAAGTTAAAAATGCAGAATCAAAAACCGAAACCAAAGTTACAGTTGCAACTTTGGTTCAAAATGCAAATATTGAACCAGTTCAACCAAAAGTTGTGGTTGCACCAAAAACTGATAAAGTTGTGGTTGCCAAACCAAAAGTGGAACAAGCAAAAACTGAAAAAGTTGTTGTTGCCAAAAAAGTTGCAAAACCAAAAGTTGAACAACCAAAAGTTGTAAAACCAAAAACTGATAAAGTTGTAAAACCAAAAGTTGTAAAACCAAAACAACCAAAAACTGAAGTAAAAGATTTAACAAATGATTTAGTTAAAAAATATGATGCTAAATTGTCAACTAAAAAAATCGTTGATGAAGAAGCACATGCAAAACTAGAAGTTATAGAACGTGCTAAAGTTGATGGATCAGCTGAAATCACAGAAGCAAGAAGCGAGTTACAAAAACACGCTTCATCACTTCGTGCCGAAGCAAAAAAACAAGGAATTAAATTAAAAGATGCAAATCTACGTAATATGACTAAAAAAGAACTTATTGTGTACATGAAAAATACAGCATTAAAAATTAATTCTTAA
- a CDS encoding DeoR/GlpR family DNA-binding transcription regulator: MNKIERRNAVVEVLKKRQQMSLKEYFSLTLEAGIVNITARRDLAFFEKEHLISLKTGLIKYIGNYQIEKTRNEQINLNHATKNAIGKYVAGLLNEDDIIYVDPGTTNELFVKNIKTPIKQLVTSGLHIFNQARRNPKIKEIILIGGELKTSTGSFVGEYALKTIEQICSFDKGIFTANSVDENLNFYNNNQLEGEVYQAALKKSHQKFALIDPNKFKIKGDYYKVGDINTFDLFVTSAQMPKKITDQIAPEKLKITQ, translated from the coding sequence ATGAATAAAATTGAACGTCGAAACGCTGTTGTTGAAGTTTTGAAAAAACGCCAACAAATGTCTTTGAAAGAATACTTTAGCTTGACATTAGAAGCTGGAATCGTCAACATTACTGCTAGACGGGATTTAGCGTTTTTTGAAAAAGAACACTTAATTAGTTTAAAAACCGGGTTAATCAAATACATTGGTAATTACCAAATTGAAAAAACGCGCAACGAACAAATTAATTTAAATCACGCAACTAAAAATGCAATTGGTAAATATGTTGCTGGTCTTTTAAATGAAGACGACATCATTTATGTGGATCCAGGAACAACAAATGAATTGTTTGTTAAAAACATTAAAACCCCAATTAAACAATTAGTGACAAGTGGGTTGCATATTTTTAATCAAGCCAGGAGAAACCCCAAAATCAAAGAGATTATTTTAATTGGTGGGGAATTAAAAACCTCGACCGGAAGTTTTGTTGGTGAATATGCTCTTAAAACAATTGAACAAATTTGTTCTTTTGATAAAGGGATCTTTACTGCCAATAGTGTTGATGAAAATTTGAATTTTTATAATAACAACCAATTAGAAGGTGAAGTTTATCAAGCAGCTTTGAAAAAAAGCCACCAGAAATTTGCTTTAATTGACCCGAATAAATTTAAAATTAAAGGTGATTATTACAAGGTGGGTGATATTAACACTTTTGATCTTTTCGTCACTAGTGCTCAAATGCCCAAAAAAATCACTGACCAAATTGCTCCTGAAAAATTAAAAATAACACAATAG
- a CDS encoding SIS domain-containing protein: MILNFTEKELRENKGINTLTEILQQPQMWIQTSQIIQENAAEIQKFLQKNLHPTTKVILTGAGTSEFVGSSLVRDLIVQGIDAQVIPTTDIVSNIEEYVNPKTPTILISFARSGNSPESVATFKMMNQFVEKIQHIIITCNKDGALLQVATDQKNCLKIVLPEQTNDQSFAMTSSYSSMVVACLMVFNIFEFDRYVKRVEQLAVSVSLNIKTHYQEIAKLAQMQHERIVYLGSGNLNGIAQESHLKVLELTAGAKTAFYNTPLGFRHGPKSVLNQESIVFLFMNQDPYKRVYDLDLLKELSHQKQAKTLVVFDYKNNLETKALANFYFDCEFQEDSTALLGLNYIVLTQLYAFYKSLDNGKTPDNPWPSGLVNRVVAGVIIYEKEVLK; this comes from the coding sequence ATGATTTTAAATTTTACCGAAAAAGAATTAAGAGAAAATAAAGGGATTAACACTTTAACTGAAATTCTGCAACAACCACAAATGTGAATCCAAACTAGTCAAATAATTCAAGAAAATGCCGCTGAAATTCAAAAATTTTTACAAAAAAATTTACACCCAACCACAAAGGTAATTTTAACTGGGGCTGGAACTAGTGAATTTGTTGGTTCATCCCTTGTGAGAGATTTGATTGTGCAAGGAATTGATGCTCAAGTGATTCCAACAACAGATATTGTTTCAAATATTGAAGAATATGTGAATCCAAAAACTCCAACGATTTTAATTTCGTTTGCCCGAAGTGGTAATTCTCCTGAATCTGTGGCAACTTTTAAAATGATGAATCAATTTGTGGAAAAGATTCAGCACATCATTATTACTTGTAATAAAGATGGGGCATTATTACAAGTTGCCACAGACCAAAAAAATTGTTTAAAAATTGTTTTACCAGAACAAACAAATGATCAATCATTTGCGATGACTTCAAGCTATTCAAGTATGGTGGTGGCATGTTTAATGGTGTTTAATATTTTTGAATTTGATCGTTATGTTAAAAGAGTCGAACAATTAGCAGTTTCGGTGTCTTTAAATATCAAAACACATTATCAAGAAATTGCTAAGCTTGCTCAAATGCAACATGAACGCATTGTTTATTTAGGATCTGGAAATTTAAATGGGATTGCTCAAGAATCACATTTAAAAGTTTTAGAACTTACAGCTGGGGCAAAAACAGCATTTTACAACACCCCACTTGGATTTAGACACGGTCCAAAATCGGTTTTAAATCAAGAAAGCATTGTGTTCTTATTTATGAATCAAGACCCATATAAAAGAGTTTATGACCTTGATTTATTAAAAGAATTAAGTCATCAAAAACAAGCAAAAACTTTAGTTGTTTTTGATTATAAAAATAATTTGGAAACTAAAGCATTAGCAAACTTTTATTTTGATTGTGAATTTCAAGAAGATTCAACGGCTTTATTGGGATTAAATTATATTGTTTTGACGCAATTATATGCTTTTTATAAGTCACTTGATAATGGCAAAACCCCCGACAACCCTTGACCATCAGGGTTAGTTAATCGGGTTGTTGCTGGGGTTATAATTTATGAGAAAGAAGTTTTAAAATAA
- a CDS encoding lipoprotein — protein MKKLLTLLGSVGMVAATAATVVACNPGKNDAKVSDSTIKVGKHGEINLTRDEIKEVEGYNDVKAYEEGFVPAPATKADAEKPKPVLDKVKLENGVISFTGLKEGKATIVLQGTKKAPVTPGTKTDAAAPKLELLKTKFTVIVEPSRQPVKSIKEVIKTLALGEIADVKPETILATINKVNAGANLLATDIKIEVGTDNKSAKIIGQGIFNGDVTVTFTVKTPTEDKRTDIGTLVKTLGKLEVDTTKDAVIDAFIAKNPNAKLVKDELQIKDELAADATTAKIEVKSTSTTHKGFVDVNFEKKPVEGSKTDIGTLVKVLGKLEVDTTKDAVIEAFIAKNPNAKLVKAELQIKDELAADATTAKIEVKSSTTHTGVADVTFEKKPVEGSKTDIGTLVKTLGKLEVDTTKDAVIDAFIAKNPNAKLVKDELQIKDELAADATTAKIEVKSSTTHTGFADVTFEKKA, from the coding sequence ATGAAAAAATTATTAACATTATTAGGAAGTGTTGGAATGGTTGCTGCAACAGCTGCAACAGTTGTTGCATGTAACCCTGGCAAAAATGATGCTAAAGTATCTGATTCAACAATAAAAGTTGGTAAACATGGTGAAATCAACCTTACCAGAGATGAAATTAAAGAAGTTGAAGGATACAATGATGTAAAAGCCTATGAAGAAGGTTTTGTTCCAGCACCAGCTACAAAAGCGGATGCAGAAAAACCAAAACCAGTTTTAGATAAAGTAAAACTTGAAAACGGAGTAATTAGTTTTACAGGTTTAAAAGAAGGTAAAGCTACAATCGTATTACAAGGGACAAAAAAAGCACCAGTAACACCAGGAACTAAAACTGATGCGGCAGCTCCAAAACTTGAATTGTTGAAGACAAAATTCACAGTTATTGTTGAACCAAGTAGACAACCAGTAAAATCTATTAAAGAAGTGATCAAAACTCTTGCTTTAGGTGAAATCGCTGATGTTAAACCAGAAACTATTTTAGCAACAATTAATAAAGTAAATGCTGGTGCAAATCTTCTAGCTACAGATATTAAAATTGAAGTAGGAACAGATAACAAATCAGCAAAAATTATTGGTCAAGGTATATTTAACGGAGATGTTACAGTAACTTTTACAGTTAAAACACCAACTGAAGATAAAAGAACAGATATTGGAACTCTTGTCAAAACATTAGGGAAATTAGAAGTAGATACTACTAAAGATGCAGTTATTGATGCATTTATTGCTAAAAACCCAAATGCAAAATTAGTTAAAGATGAATTACAAATTAAAGATGAATTAGCTGCAGATGCAACTACAGCTAAAATTGAAGTTAAATCAACTTCAACAACTCACAAAGGTTTTGTAGATGTAAATTTTGAAAAAAAACCAGTTGAAGGTTCTAAAACAGATATTGGAACTCTTGTCAAAGTATTAGGGAAATTAGAAGTAGATACTACTAAAGATGCAGTTATTGAAGCATTTATTGCTAAAAACCCAAATGCAAAATTAGTTAAAGCTGAATTACAAATTAAAGATGAATTAGCTGCAGATGCAACTACAGCTAAAATTGAAGTTAAATCTTCAACAACTCACACTGGGGTTGCTGATGTAACTTTTGAAAAAAAACCAGTTGAAGGTTCTAAAACAGATATTGGAACTCTTGTCAAAACATTAGGGAAATTAGAAGTAGATACTACTAAAGATGCAGTTATTGATGCATTTATTGCTAAAAACCCAAATGCAAAATTAGTTAAAGATGAATTACAAATTAAAGATGAATTAGCTGCAGATGCAACTACAGCTAAAATTGAAGTTAAATCTTCAACAACTCACACTGGGTTTGCTGATGTAACTTTTGAAAAAAAAGCATAA
- the infC gene encoding translation initiation factor IF-3, with product MDEKQKNPRQPRNNNQDPINGFIRAREIFVIDEDGNKYGILPKRAAIELAEQKGLDLVQVGLQPNGVAIAKILNYGKYKYELQKKTKIAKKNQVKTENREIRLTVNIGEHDLDTKARKAREFLLDGDRVKISLKFKGREITYQDLGQATLDRFFTKIEDIAKIDKEAKLTSRFLDMYVVPKKN from the coding sequence ATGGACGAAAAACAAAAAAATCCAAGACAACCAAGAAACAACAACCAAGATCCAATCAATGGTTTTATTCGCGCAAGAGAAATTTTTGTCATTGATGAAGATGGCAATAAATATGGAATCTTACCAAAAAGAGCAGCGATTGAATTAGCTGAACAAAAAGGTTTAGATTTAGTTCAAGTTGGTTTACAACCAAATGGAGTAGCGATTGCTAAAATTTTAAATTATGGAAAATATAAATACGAATTGCAAAAGAAAACTAAGATTGCGAAGAAAAACCAAGTCAAAACTGAAAATCGTGAAATTCGTTTAACAGTGAATATTGGAGAACATGATTTAGATACAAAAGCTCGTAAAGCAAGAGAATTCTTGTTGGATGGAGACAGAGTAAAAATTTCTTTAAAATTCAAAGGAAGAGAAATCACTTATCAAGATTTAGGTCAAGCAACTTTAGATCGCTTTTTTACCAAAATCGAAGATATTGCAAAAATTGATAAAGAAGCAAAACTAACATCTCGTTTCTTAGATATGTATGTTGTGCCAAAGAAAAATTAG
- a CDS encoding PTS sugar transporter subunit IIA, translated as MWLFKKKNNEVKIFAPVDGKMIGLELVEDDVFKEKMMGDGFAIDPTDGEFVAPIDGELVTAFPTKHAYGIKHKSGIELLLHIGIDTVTLNGKGFTSFVEQGQNVQVGDKLVDVDFKKIKDKVPSIKTPIIFTNDMGKKMEILKTGAVKKGDLIAIFK; from the coding sequence ATGTGATTGTTTAAAAAGAAAAACAATGAAGTGAAAATTTTTGCCCCAGTTGATGGGAAAATGATTGGACTAGAATTAGTTGAAGATGATGTTTTCAAAGAAAAAATGATGGGTGATGGTTTTGCCATTGATCCAACTGATGGAGAGTTTGTGGCCCCCATTGATGGAGAACTAGTAACTGCTTTTCCAACTAAACATGCTTATGGAATTAAACATAAAAGTGGAATTGAATTATTGTTACACATCGGAATTGATACAGTAACTTTAAATGGTAAAGGTTTTACTTCATTTGTTGAACAAGGACAAAATGTGCAAGTTGGAGATAAACTAGTGGATGTTGATTTTAAAAAAATCAAAGATAAAGTCCCTTCAATTAAAACTCCAATTATTTTTACTAACGATATGGGTAAAAAAATGGAAATTTTAAAAACTGGGGCAGTTAAAAAAGGTGATTTAATTGCGATTTTCAAATAA
- a CDS encoding PTS transporter subunit EIIB: MGLFSRKDKDKEPKVKVNKSLIKAQAIVDAIGKDNFITIDNCASRLRLTLKDNKSVDDAKIKAAGTFGLVRLGDSALQIVIGGDVEHVTNEVRNLVEHK; this comes from the coding sequence ATGGGATTATTTTCTAGAAAAGATAAAGATAAAGAACCTAAAGTTAAAGTAAACAAAAGTTTAATTAAAGCACAAGCAATTGTTGATGCAATTGGGAAAGACAATTTTATTACAATTGATAACTGTGCTTCAAGATTACGTTTAACTTTAAAAGATAACAAAAGTGTGGATGACGCTAAAATTAAAGCAGCTGGAACATTTGGGTTAGTAAGATTGGGAGACTCAGCGCTTCAAATCGTCATTGGTGGAGATGTTGAACATGTGACTAATGAAGTTAGAAACCTTGTTGAACATAAATAG
- the rpmI gene encoding 50S ribosomal protein L35 — translation MPKMKTKKALAKRVKKTGSGKLKRGHAYCSHLALGKTTKQKRQLGKSAFVDKTDEKRLKGLLQN, via the coding sequence ATGCCAAAAATGAAAACAAAAAAAGCTTTAGCTAAACGTGTTAAAAAAACAGGTAGTGGTAAATTAAAAAGAGGCCACGCTTATTGTTCACACTTAGCTTTAGGAAAAACAACTAAACAAAAACGTCAATTAGGAAAATCAGCATTTGTTGATAAAACTGATGAAAAACGTTTAAAAGGATTATTACAAAATTAA
- a CDS encoding YwaF family protein, producing the protein MKGLILFMDHLAEFLFSLIASIALISSLFIFHKFWAKTAKTYWVRIIVGSWLLIGEIWFLVTKDIFVFKFADGTLNPMFMYWELCAILTVTAIILMVVPSKLNLDLFLPFAILAPIIVIVVPTADTKSWGFDNFRYWNYYFGHLGLMFAYLYTYLFGYTKAKLSWQSIRRSAAFAIFLATFLMVWNMAYSPNNPLEPVPAGEDLNKWWGPNYLYKFLMYYLGMGRFSLLNQYFLMIFVLMPLILTLCWTMLYFLRPMYANCGTQRLKFDIHENILGFRTIFTKANFKQTSKSLLNKITTSGKKPPLDKN; encoded by the coding sequence GTGAAAGGACTTATTTTATTTATGGATCATTTAGCAGAATTTCTTTTTAGTCTCATTGCCTCAATTGCTTTGATCTCCTCATTATTTATTTTTCATAAGTTTTGAGCCAAAACCGCTAAAACTTATTGAGTGAGAATTATCGTGGGTTCATGATTACTAATTGGGGAAATTTGATTTCTTGTCACTAAAGATATTTTTGTCTTTAAATTCGCTGACGGAACACTAAATCCGATGTTTATGTATTGAGAGTTGTGTGCGATTTTAACTGTCACAGCGATCATTTTGATGGTTGTCCCATCAAAATTAAATTTAGATTTATTTCTTCCTTTTGCGATTTTAGCCCCAATTATTGTGATTGTGGTTCCAACTGCTGATACAAAAAGTTGAGGCTTTGACAACTTTAGATATTGAAATTACTACTTTGGACACTTAGGACTAATGTTTGCTTATTTATATACTTATTTATTCGGTTATACTAAAGCCAAATTGAGTTGACAAAGCATCAGAAGATCAGCCGCATTCGCGATTTTCTTAGCTACATTCTTAATGGTTTGAAACATGGCATATTCACCAAACAATCCGCTTGAACCAGTTCCAGCTGGTGAAGATTTAAATAAATGATGAGGTCCAAATTACCTATACAAATTCTTAATGTATTACTTAGGAATGGGTCGATTCAGTTTATTAAACCAATACTTTTTAATGATTTTTGTTTTAATGCCATTGATCTTAACTTTGTGTTGAACTATGTTATATTTCTTAAGACCAATGTATGCAAATTGTGGAACCCAAAGATTAAAATTTGATATTCATGAAAACATCTTAGGTTTTAGAACAATTTTTACAAAAGCCAATTTTAAACAAACGTCAAAATCATTGCTTAATAAAATTACAACTTCAGGCAAAAAACCACCTCTTGATAAAAATTAA
- a CDS encoding PTS transporter subunit EIIC gives MNFLKLKKQNSNNLQPSNSRVIWSRIFARLQMLGKALLYPIAILPFAALLNRFGTLGMDLNPIEDGVRNVGNWIGFIISRPGAIVFDNLPLFFAIGTGFGLAKENRGEVALVAALMYLAITAFLIEGGLPSLMYKGVLTFDTHDGKAFSELFYVKTFGMVNNKIEVTGGKYILDIGALGGIISGSMTAYLYNKFKDIQLPEALGFFGGRRFVPMMVMLVSLPLAFLFSVIWPWIQFGLVKFGGLISSSDAWSIPGAFLYALVNRIIQPFGLHHIINTFLWFQMPIENYITDINGKIVLDMDAFGGDKFNIANLQAIASHWQTNISITESNWKDYFVLRQGLVANSNNTIFATGNLASATAGMYTVFGDINAFQKSVISGTFQTGYFPMYWGGLTAAAGAMVLAAPKENRKKTITFLAGIAFVAALTGIDEPIVFAFIFVGPILWAYNAVFTAIFAAIGIAMHMHIGFGFSAGLIDYIISFANSWGMSKAEAFIHGPVYGVTSNPLWMLLLAALIAPVYFFSFYFTIKKLDIPTPGREKDLTNIQVMKK, from the coding sequence ATGAATTTTTTAAAATTAAAAAAACAAAATTCAAACAATCTTCAACCTTCTAATTCACGAGTAATTTGAAGTAGAATTTTTGCCAGACTGCAAATGCTGGGAAAAGCATTATTATATCCAATTGCGATCCTACCGTTTGCAGCTTTGTTAAACCGTTTTGGAACGTTGGGAATGGATTTAAATCCCATCGAAGACGGAGTTAGAAACGTTGGAAATTGAATTGGATTTATTATTTCAAGACCAGGGGCCATTGTTTTTGATAACTTACCATTATTTTTTGCAATTGGAACTGGTTTTGGATTAGCCAAAGAAAACCGTGGTGAGGTTGCTTTGGTAGCAGCATTGATGTATCTGGCGATTACCGCTTTCTTAATTGAAGGTGGTTTGCCATCATTGATGTATAAAGGGGTGTTAACTTTTGACACCCATGATGGAAAAGCTTTCTCTGAATTGTTTTATGTTAAAACATTTGGTATGGTCAACAACAAAATCGAGGTAACAGGTGGTAAGTACATTCTCGATATTGGAGCGTTGGGTGGAATTATTTCTGGTTCGATGACTGCTTATCTATATAACAAATTTAAAGACATTCAACTTCCAGAAGCTTTAGGTTTCTTTGGTGGACGTCGCTTTGTTCCGATGATGGTGATGTTGGTTTCATTACCATTAGCCTTTCTATTTTCTGTAATTTGACCATGAATCCAATTTGGATTAGTTAAATTCGGTGGTTTAATTTCATCAAGTGATGCTTGATCGATTCCAGGTGCCTTTTTATACGCTCTGGTCAATCGAATTATTCAACCATTTGGTTTACATCACATTATTAACACTTTCTTATGATTCCAAATGCCAATTGAAAATTACATTACAGATATTAATGGAAAAATTGTTTTAGATATGGATGCCTTTGGGGGTGATAAATTTAACATCGCCAATTTACAAGCAATTGCTTCACACTGACAAACAAACATTAGTATCACAGAAAGCAATTGAAAAGATTACTTTGTTCTAAGACAAGGATTGGTTGCAAATTCAAATAACACAATTTTTGCCACAGGGAATTTAGCATCAGCAACTGCTGGAATGTATACAGTTTTTGGAGATATTAACGCGTTCCAAAAATCAGTCATTTCTGGAACGTTCCAAACTGGATACTTCCCAATGTATTGAGGGGGATTAACAGCTGCGGCTGGTGCAATGGTGTTAGCAGCTCCAAAAGAAAACCGTAAAAAAACAATTACTTTCTTAGCTGGAATTGCGTTTGTAGCAGCCCTAACTGGAATCGATGAACCAATTGTCTTTGCATTCATCTTTGTTGGTCCAATTCTATGAGCATATAATGCTGTTTTCACAGCTATCTTTGCTGCAATCGGAATTGCGATGCATATGCATATTGGATTTGGATTCTCAGCTGGTCTAATTGATTACATTATTTCTTTTGCTAATTCTTGAGGAATGAGCAAAGCTGAAGCATTTATTCATGGACCAGTTTATGGGGTCACTTCAAATCCATTATGAATGTTATTATTGGCAGCATTAATTGCCCCAGTTTACTTCTTCTCATTCTATTTCACAATCAAAAAATTGGATATTCCAACTCCAGGTCGTGAAAAAGATTTGACAAACATTCAAGTGATGAAAAAGTAA
- a CDS encoding MPN207a family PTS transporter accessory protein, protein MIAINLLTNSTSPISQTTAIIFIVVGAVCLLLGIGVIFLLKEVLKRKKDAQNRGFKLEDKKFTHKIFNFWIQYLYFFIIGVCFIAGLVLFGVGIGYFI, encoded by the coding sequence ATGATTGCAATTAATTTATTAACGAACTCAACTTCACCAATCTCACAAACAACAGCCATTATTTTTATTGTGGTGGGAGCTGTTTGTTTGCTTTTAGGGATTGGTGTGATCTTTCTTTTAAAAGAAGTATTAAAAAGAAAAAAAGATGCACAAAACCGTGGGTTTAAATTAGAAGATAAAAAATTTACGCATAAAATTTTTAATTTTTGAATTCAATATTTATACTTTTTCATCATTGGGGTTTGTTTCATTGCTGGTCTAGTTTTATTTGGTGTCGGAATTGGATATTTTATTTAA